From a single Carassius gibelio isolate Cgi1373 ecotype wild population from Czech Republic chromosome A18, carGib1.2-hapl.c, whole genome shotgun sequence genomic region:
- the LOC127934145 gene encoding ubiquitin carboxyl-terminal hydrolase 8-like — MNSILQCLCNTVAMADYFNRNIYQDDINRANILGHKGEVAEEFSVIMKALWSGQYKMISPQDFKGTICKINNRFSSYEHQDSQELLLFLMDGLHEDLNKADKRRGYKEEDIDHLDDVSAAELAWSKHKLLNESIIVALFQGQFKSTVQCMSCQHKSRTFETFMYLTLEMTSSSKCSLQDCLKLFSKEERLTDSNRFYCRRCKTHRDAIKKMQIWKLPPILLVHLKRFKYDGRWREKLQTLVDFPLDNLDLSQYVIGPKHNLKKYNLYAVSNHYGGLDGGHYTAYCKNPLKQRWFKFDDHEVSDVSASSVRSAAAYIFFYSSL; from the exons ATGAACTCCATCCTCCAGTGTCTGTGTAACACGGTCGCCATGGCAGACTACTTCAACAGGAACATCTATCAGGACGACATCAACCG GGCCAATATTCTGGGTCACAAGGGTGAGGTGGCCGAGGAGTTCAGCGTCATCATGAAGGCGCTGTGGTCAGGACAGTACAAGATGATCAGTCCGCAGGATTTTAAAGGCACCATCTGTAAAATCAACAACCGCTTCTCCAGCTACGAGCACCAGGACTCTCAGGAGCTACTGCTGTTCCTCATGGACGGCCTGCACGAGGATCTCAATAAG GCGGACAAGCGGCGCGGGTACAAGGAGGAGGACATCGATCATCTGGACGACGTGAGCGCTGCAGAGCTGGCCTGGTCCAAACACAAGCTCCTGAACGAGTCCATCATCGTGGCTCTGTTCCAGGGTCAGTTCAAGTCCACGGTCCAGTGCATGAGCTGCCAGCACAAGTCACGCACCTTCGAGACCTTCATGTACCTGACCCTGGAGATGACGTCCAGCAGCAAGTGCTCACTacag GACTGTCTGAAGCTGTTCTCTAAAGAGGAGCGTCTGACCGACAGCAACCGCTTCTACTGCCGCCGCTGTAAGACACACCGAGACGCCATCAAGAAGATGCAGATCTGGAAACTTCCTCCCATTCTCCTCGTACACTTGAAACG gttcAAGTACGACGGCCGCTGGAGGGAGAAGCTGCAGACGCTGGTGGATTTCCCGCTGGATAATCTGGACCTGTCACAGTACGTCATCGGACCCAAACACAACCTGAAGAAGTACAACCTGTACGCTGTGTCT AATCATTACGGAGGGCTGGACGGCGGTCACTACACGGCGTACTGTAAGAATCCTCTGAAGCAGCGCTGGTTCAAGTTTGATGATCACGAGGTGTCCGATGTCTCCGCCTCCTCGGTGCGCTCGGCCGCCGCCTACATCTTCTTCTACTCGTCTCTATGA